One Vibrio gazogenes genomic region harbors:
- a CDS encoding bacteriocin immunity protein: MEKNITSYTQDEFLSLVRRISIDDYPTEQEHIDAVLLFEKLTEHPDGSDLIYYPDDPADATPERIVEIVKQWRASQGLPCFKD; encoded by the coding sequence ATGGAAAAGAATATTACTTCTTATACACAAGATGAGTTTTTATCTCTTGTGAGAAGGATCAGTATTGATGACTACCCAACAGAGCAAGAACATATTGATGCAGTTCTTTTATTTGAAAAGCTGACAGAACACCCTGATGGTTCAGACTTAATTTACTATCCAGATGATCCGGCAGATGCAACCCCCGAGCGCATTGTTGAGATTGTCAAACAATGGAGAGCCTCGCAAGGCTTACCATGCTTTAAGGATTGA
- a CDS encoding sialate O-acetylesterase, whose product MKYIKNIYSLIALTALMSMSAMAAPDPNFHIYLMVGQSNMEGASPVEPQDRITNPRVMVLQDESCGGIGYYGQWRVASPPLVRCSGALGPGDNFGKIMANNSDSKVTIGLVGAAHGGQKIEYFLKNCRDFNACKPTFGSTPNNLYGGYQWLMDLARKAQQRGVIKGIIFHQGESNTGDPAWPGRVKQLVTDIRNDLGIGNVPFIAGELPYPACCSSHNRLIAQLPSLISNAHVVSAAGLNIHDQYHFDSAGAREMGKRYATKMLQLVDTGADDGTGSNTIVVRLSGVVGDESVNLQVGGTTVKNWTAKNYMADYTVKTNATGEIRVGFTNDGGNRDVQVDYIVVNGAVRQAEDQYDNTGAWGNGTCGGGSFSEWLHCNGSIGFGTL is encoded by the coding sequence ATGAAATATATAAAGAATATATATAGCTTAATTGCACTGACTGCTTTGATGTCGATGTCGGCTATGGCTGCGCCTGATCCCAACTTTCATATTTACTTGATGGTCGGGCAATCGAACATGGAAGGTGCATCACCTGTTGAACCTCAAGATCGTATCACGAATCCCAGAGTCATGGTATTACAAGACGAGTCATGTGGGGGCATCGGATATTACGGTCAATGGCGTGTCGCATCACCACCTCTCGTCCGTTGTTCCGGTGCTTTAGGGCCTGGCGATAATTTTGGCAAAATCATGGCGAACAATTCTGACAGCAAGGTCACGATTGGTTTAGTCGGTGCTGCACATGGCGGTCAAAAAATCGAATATTTTCTGAAAAATTGTCGTGATTTTAACGCATGTAAACCTACTTTTGGTTCGACACCGAACAACCTTTATGGTGGTTATCAATGGCTAATGGATCTGGCACGTAAAGCGCAGCAGAGGGGCGTCATCAAAGGTATTATTTTTCATCAAGGTGAAAGTAATACGGGTGATCCGGCTTGGCCTGGGCGTGTTAAGCAATTAGTGACAGATATCCGTAACGATTTGGGGATTGGTAATGTTCCTTTCATCGCGGGTGAACTGCCTTATCCGGCATGTTGCTCTAGCCATAACCGTTTAATCGCGCAATTACCGTCACTGATTTCCAACGCGCATGTTGTCAGTGCAGCGGGTTTGAATATTCACGATCAATATCATTTTGATTCTGCGGGCGCACGTGAAATGGGTAAGCGCTATGCAACCAAAATGTTGCAGTTAGTGGATACTGGTGCTGATGATGGCACTGGAAGTAACACGATCGTTGTTCGGTTAAGTGGTGTTGTTGGCGATGAAAGCGTTAACCTGCAAGTCGGCGGGACCACCGTCAAAAACTGGACCGCGAAAAATTATATGGCTGACTATACTGTAAAGACGAATGCGACGGGTGAGATTCGTGTTGGCTTTACCAATGATGGCGGCAATCGTGATGTTCAAGTTGATTACATTGTCGTCAATGGTGCCGTTCGCCAAGCTGAAGATCAATACGATAACACCGGCGCATGGGGCAATGGTACTTGTGGTGGTGGCTCATTCTCAGAGTGGCTTCACTGCAATGGCTCTATAGGCTTTGGTACATTATAA